Proteins from one Cryptomeria japonica chromosome 4, Sugi_1.0, whole genome shotgun sequence genomic window:
- the LOC131875386 gene encoding secreted RxLR effector protein 78-like, with translation MLAKILATRLEKLLPRFIYPTQTGFIKGRYILENLITSWEAMEWARTSNQDAAMFLFDYEKAYDRVEWEFIIMMLESFGFLGEFCQIVKVLLHDASAQIDINGSLSTPIVLSRSIRQGCPLAPSLFVIASDALF, from the coding sequence atGTTGGCTAAAATTCTTGCTACTCGGCTGGAAAAACTACTTCCGAGGTTTATCTACCCTACCCAAACTGGGTTTATCAAGGGAAGATACATCCTTGAGAATCTCATCACTAGTTGGGAAGCCATGGAGTGGGCTAGGACATCTAACCAGGATGCTGCCATGTTCCTCTTCGATTATGAGAAGGCCTACGATAGGGTGGAGTGGGAGTTTATCATCATGATGCTTGAATCCTTCGGCTTCCTGGGTGAATTTTGTCAAATTGTTAAAGTGCTTCTACATGATGCCTCTGCTCAAATCGATATTAATGGATCCCTTTCTACCCCTATCGTGTTATCCCGATCCATTAGGCAAGGGTGTCCCCTTGCTCCCTCCCTGTTCGTCATTGCTTCCGATGCCCTCTTTTAG
- the LOC131033446 gene encoding uncharacterized protein LOC131033446 isoform X1 — MALRKHPRRLATVKEAKDNLREASQMGNEDLVENLLNDGADPFDPDREGKTALHYAAEGADDDIACRIIEKLLFDKKKGRINWENASAADKYGRNVLHVAALLGRKELCRLILENNTNIDTEDRDGQSAIYYAVAGPHDDPDVLDTILGEQATNQVLLEDFSKTTPLHVAAGIGNLKMVEKLLSVIPEQKRKKDYVVAADVLGQTALHKAASGGHCKVVEMLLESGAHPLKECDYDGKRALHFAAEADGEDAVKIAQLLLDKCESIDQRNLLFFASTDGIGLRSNSSLDEYLKQEMDKIKERPMYYHVLTLADNMLSVAARLGDIDMTLECLTRGASIDFIRGRKLTEEEERNVQDVLRRIALSFGVEVEADIPAGHDTLGRMPFAIGLAALFSNPLVQSPINVGILGEWGTGKSSVMLQTEIILLKTAAHLAFTGSFQKEGFSRLSVTGRARRRKIANTIERLEAKRWIGLNIIHNIFYSIKRVKNFIAEAYLLIHHMHYFLWELRYYWEKSAPFDLPKFNDFLKYYQPKYHQIFESLAVMDRRDMFDFTEEEKSSQGTTPSILTVQYNAWHYRNETQAWAGLAVEITKELEATMTVAHKLRTSWMYNWTNHKNSICLKVIFPFFLALLVAIFLSIILWLVLGTAHNKDIRILKYGGVPASMIVAAWGLGKSVMSFVKPISSQIENYITLPDHSQNLGYHNKVISDINFLIKQLSYRPSWMLKAFAFIWCYITFSWDENYVPGTKIPKMHPACSDNLRIIVFVDDLDRCEENVILQVLSAVHLALAACKINVIMSMEKNIIKRAIIRKYGSMKSIDNKSNEDLADRFLRKIVQVPLHLAAPSDKDSVNLLYKQLDMWDSRQGSDPAAKKERYSRKGNPKFQIGTSIPEKPQLGKGEIQEGLVESEATKQKTLSISDTTQQELRLAQEQETIEEEEGSEVEERTIEMPDIEKAERASLITQIFSYVCALPCLCNVRSHKEIDETTKGDEQADKKNQEDVNSERSLMDDLNFKIMSKVLRVQYSQGEKNALHIFYTQSARSKKLPREWKCLKAYHRLVFYILSLSPDVDPVQGWRVQLIAWIFVCWEWRDLITTLIQKWTKLEVLRNWKAQHGPSLREIVEHYIDERWPAHRKRATKKKNDAIDSLSNMPEKNITTISSEEDTKEDDNLKEVLKKVLKEQEEMRSMLKMIIKQVFKEEEDKKGESSAQQGTTVKEDQPIIIKKFFIEDEDKEGENSMQQYTMTDEEELEEWNKLRLTLRLFNVSMDGIQAFKRFMFNCEPGYLPWPLPK, encoded by the exons ATGGCCTTGAGAAAGCATCCAAGGAGATTGGCAACCGTGAAGGAAGCGAAAGACAATCTGCGCGAGGCTTCGCAAATGGGCAATGAGGATCTCGTTGAAAATCTGCTGAATGATGGAGCCGATCCTTTTGACCCAGACCGTGAAGGAAAGACAGCCCTACACTACGCTGCCGAGGGCGCAGACGACGATATTGCTTGCCGAATTAttgaaaaattactgtttgataaaaagaaaggaagaatcaaCTGGGAGAACGCATCAGCAGCTGATAAGTACGGAAGAAACGTGCTTCATGTTGCAGCTTTGCTTGGACGGAAAGAGCTTTGTAGATTGATCTTGGAGAATAACACAAATATAGACACCGAGGATCGTGATGGACAGAGTGCTATATATTATGCAGTTGCTGGGCCTCATGACGATCCCGATGTTTTGGACACCATTTTAGGAGAGCAAGCTACAAATCAAGTTCTTCTCGAAGATTTCAGCAAAACAACCCCTTTGCACGTGGCTGCTGGTATAGGCAACTTAAAAATGGTGGAAAAGCTTCTTTCAGTGATTCCAGAGCAAAAGCGTAAGAAGGACTATGTTGTGGCAGCAGACGTGCTGGGTCAAACAGCACTGCACAAAGCAGCAAGTGGAGGCCATTGTAAAGTTGTTGAAATGCTTCTCGAAAGTGGAGCCCATCCGTTAAAAGAATGCGACTATGACGGCAAAAGAGCTCTGCATTTTGCGGCTGAAGCAGATGGCGAAGATGCCGTGAAAATAGCTCAATTACTTCTGGACAAGTGTGAATCGATCGATCAGAGAAACCTGCTTTTTTTTGCTTCTACAGATGGAATTGGTTTACGCTCCAATTCTTCGCTTGACGAATATCTTAAGCAGGAAATGGATAAAATAAAAGAAAGACCAATGTACTACCACGTCCTAACATTGGCGGACAATATGCTTAGCGTAGCGGCAAGATTAGGCGATATTGATATGACACTGGAGTGCCTCACCAGGGGCGCAAGTATTGATTTCATTCGCGGTAGGAAATTgacagaagaagaagaaagaaatgtcCAAGATG TTCTTCGGCGTATTGCCTTATCGTTTGGTGTTGAAGTAGAGGCGGACATACCGGCTGGGCACGATACTCTTG GACGAATGCCCTTTGCCATTGGTCTGGCTGCATTATTTTCCAATCCTTTAGTGCAATCTCCAATTAATGTGGGAATCTTGGGAGAATGGGGAACGGGAAAGTCTAGTGTAATGCTTCAG ACAGAGATCATTCTTCTAAAGACAGCGGCACACTTAGCATTCACAGGTTCATTTCAAAAAGAAGGCTTTTCCAGATTATCCGTAACTGGAAGAGCCAGGCGTAGGAAAATAGCAAATACGATAGAGAGGTTAGAAGCTAAAAGATGGATTGGCCTCAATATTATTCACAATATCTTTTACTCTATCAAACGAGTAAAGAACTTCATAGCAGAG GCATATCTCCTAATTCACCATATGCACTACTTTTTGTGGGAGCTCCGATATTATTGGGAGAAATCTGCACCTTTCGATTTGCCCAAGTTCAATGACTTCTTAAAATATTATCAACCTAAATATCATCAAATTTTCGAGTCCCTGGCCGTCATGGACAGGCGTGATATG TTTGACTTTACAGAAGAGGAAAAGTCGTCGCAAGGGACTACGCCTTCCATTTTGACTGTACAATACAATGCGTGGCATTATAGGAATGAAACCCAAGCATGGGCGGGTCTCGCTGTCGAAATCACAAAAGAACTGGAAGCAACCATGACGGTGGCGCACAAGCTCAGGACTAGCTGGATGTATAATTGGACAAACCACAAGAACAGCATCTGTTTGAAAGTCATCTTCCCATTCTTTCTCGCACTGCTGGTGGCCATCTTTCTCAGCATCATTCTATGGTTGGTACTTGGTACAGCCCATAATAAAGATATAAGGATACTTAAATATGGAGGTGTACCAGCATCCATGATTGTAGCTGCTTGGGGTTTGGGAAAGTCAGTCATGTCTTTTGTCAAACCAATAAGTTCTCAAATCGAGAACTATATAACTCTGCCAGACCATAGCCAAAACCTTGGTTATCATAACAAAGTTATTTCTGATATTAATTTTTTGATAAAACAACTCTCCTATAGACCCTCCTGGATGTTGAAGGCGTTTGCTTTTATATGGTGCTACATTACATTCAGTTGGGATGAGAACTATGTTCCAGGAACAAAGATTCCAAAGATGCACCCTGCTTGTAGTGACAATCTTAGGATAATAGTCTTCGTCGACGATCTCGATCGTTGTGAGGAGAATGTTATTCTGCAG GTATTATCAGCAGTGCATCTGGCTTTGGCTGCTTGCAAGATCAACGTGATTATGAGCATGGAAAAGAACATAATCAAAAGAGCAATTATAAGAAAGTACGGGAGCATGAAAAGCATAGATAATAAGTCCAACGAGGACTTAGCTGACagatttttaaggaagatagtTCAGGTGCCGCTACACCTAGCGGCCCCTAGTGACAAAGACTCCGTTAACCTTTTGTACAAACAGCTAGATATGTGGGACAGTAGACAAGGGTCGGATCCAGCAGCAAAAAAGGAAAGATACAGTAGGAAAGGCAATCCAAAGTTCCAAATTGGAACTTCAATTCCAGAGAAACCTCAACTAG GAAAAGGAGAAATACAAGAAGGTTTGGTAGAATCTGAAGCTACAAAGCAAAAAACCCTCAGCATTTCAG ATACGACTCAACAAGAATTAAGACTAGCGCAAGAGCAAGAAACAATTGAGGAAGAAG AAGGCTCTGAAGTTGAGGAAAGAACGATTGAGATGCCTGACATTGAGAAAGCAG AGAGGGCATCTCTGATCACACAAATATTCAGCTATGTTTGTGCATTACCGTGTTTGTGCAATGTACGATCACACAAGGAGATAGATGAGACAACCAAAGGAGATGAACAAG CTGATAAAAAAAACCAAGAAGATGTTAATAGTGAGCGAAGTCTTATGGAtgatttaaatttcaaaataatgaGTAAAGTGCTCCGCGTTCAGTACAGCCAAGGAGAAAAAAATGCTCTTCACATTTTTTATACTCAATCCGCACGCAGTAAAAAGCTTCCACGAGAGTGGAAATGTTTGAAGGCATACCATCGGCTAGTATTTTATATTTTGTCTCTAAGCCCCGATGTTGACCCAGTGCAAGGATGGCGGGTTCAACTTATTGCATGGATTTTCGTCTGCTGGGAATGGAGGGACCTCATTACAACTCTTATACAA AAATGGACCAAGCTTGAGGTTTTGAGAAATTGGAAAGCTCAACACGGGCCTTCTCTGAGAGAGATCGTTGAGCATTATATTGATGAGAGGTGGCCAGCTCACAGGAAGAGAGCCACAAAAAAGAAGAATGACGCCATTGACAGCCTCAGCAACATGCCAGAGAAAAACATTACTACAATTTCCAGCGAGGAGGATACAAAAGAAGATGATAATCTAAAGGAAGTTCTAAAAAAGGTTTTGAAAGAACAGGAGGAGATGAGGTCTATGCTGAAAATGATCATCAAGCAAGTTTTCAAagaggaagaagacaagaaaggagaAAGCTCTGCGCAACAGGGCACAACGGTTAAGGAGGATCAACCAATAATCATCAAGAAATTTTTTATAGAGGATGAAGACAAGGAAGGAGAAAACTCAATGCAACAGTACACAATGACTGATGAGGAGGAGCTAGAAGAGTGGAATAAGCTAAGACTTACATTGCGCCTCTTCAATGTTTCAATGGATGGAATTCAAGCCTTCAAAAGATTTATGTTTAACTGCGAGCCTGGATATCTTCCATGGCCATTGCCCAAATAA
- the LOC131033446 gene encoding uncharacterized protein LOC131033446 isoform X2: protein MALRKHPRRLATVKEAKDNLREASQMGNEDLVENLLNDGADPFDPDREGKTALHYAAEGADDDIACRIIEKLLFDKKKGRINWENASAADKYGRNVLHVAALLGRKELCRLILENNTNIDTEDRDGQSAIYYAVAGPHDDPDVLDTILGEQATNQVLLEDFSKTTPLHVAAGIGNLKMVEKLLSVIPEQKRKKDYVVAADVLGQTALHKAASGGHCKVVEMLLESGAHPLKECDYDGKRALHFAAEADGEDAVKIAQLLLDKCESIDQRNLLFFASTDGIGLRSNSSLDEYLKQEMDKIKERPMYYHVLTLADNMLSVAARLGDIDMTLECLTRGASIDFIRGRKLTEEEERNVQDVLRRIALSFGVEVEADIPAGHDTLGRMPFAIGLAALFSNPLVQSPINVGILGEWGTGKSSVMLQTEIILLKTAAHLAFTGSFQKEGFSRLSVTGRARRRKIANTIERLEAKRWIGLNIIHNIFYSIKRVKNFIAEAYLLIHHMHYFLWELRYYWEKSAPFDLPKFNDFLKYYQPKYHQIFESLAVMDRRDMFDFTEEEKSSQGTTPSILTVQYNAWHYRNETQAWAGLAVEITKELEATMTVAHKLRTSWMYNWTNHKNSICLKVIFPFFLALLVAIFLSIILWLVLGTAHNKDIRILKYGGVPASMIVAAWGLGKSVMSFVKPISSQIENYITLPDHSQNLGYHNKVISDINFLIKQLSYRPSWMLKAFAFIWCYITFSWDENYVPGTKIPKMHPACSDNLRIIVFVDDLDRCEENVILQVLSAVHLALAACKINVIMSMEKNIIKRAIIRKYGSMKSIDNKSNEDLADRFLRKIVQVPLHLAAPSDKDSVNLLYKQLDMWDSRQGSDPAAKKERYSRKGNPKFQIGTSIPEKPQLGKGEIQEGLVESEATKQKTLSISDTTQQELRLAQEQETIEEEGSEVEERTIEMPDIEKAERASLITQIFSYVCALPCLCNVRSHKEIDETTKGDEQADKKNQEDVNSERSLMDDLNFKIMSKVLRVQYSQGEKNALHIFYTQSARSKKLPREWKCLKAYHRLVFYILSLSPDVDPVQGWRVQLIAWIFVCWEWRDLITTLIQKWTKLEVLRNWKAQHGPSLREIVEHYIDERWPAHRKRATKKKNDAIDSLSNMPEKNITTISSEEDTKEDDNLKEVLKKVLKEQEEMRSMLKMIIKQVFKEEEDKKGESSAQQGTTVKEDQPIIIKKFFIEDEDKEGENSMQQYTMTDEEELEEWNKLRLTLRLFNVSMDGIQAFKRFMFNCEPGYLPWPLPK from the exons ATGGCCTTGAGAAAGCATCCAAGGAGATTGGCAACCGTGAAGGAAGCGAAAGACAATCTGCGCGAGGCTTCGCAAATGGGCAATGAGGATCTCGTTGAAAATCTGCTGAATGATGGAGCCGATCCTTTTGACCCAGACCGTGAAGGAAAGACAGCCCTACACTACGCTGCCGAGGGCGCAGACGACGATATTGCTTGCCGAATTAttgaaaaattactgtttgataaaaagaaaggaagaatcaaCTGGGAGAACGCATCAGCAGCTGATAAGTACGGAAGAAACGTGCTTCATGTTGCAGCTTTGCTTGGACGGAAAGAGCTTTGTAGATTGATCTTGGAGAATAACACAAATATAGACACCGAGGATCGTGATGGACAGAGTGCTATATATTATGCAGTTGCTGGGCCTCATGACGATCCCGATGTTTTGGACACCATTTTAGGAGAGCAAGCTACAAATCAAGTTCTTCTCGAAGATTTCAGCAAAACAACCCCTTTGCACGTGGCTGCTGGTATAGGCAACTTAAAAATGGTGGAAAAGCTTCTTTCAGTGATTCCAGAGCAAAAGCGTAAGAAGGACTATGTTGTGGCAGCAGACGTGCTGGGTCAAACAGCACTGCACAAAGCAGCAAGTGGAGGCCATTGTAAAGTTGTTGAAATGCTTCTCGAAAGTGGAGCCCATCCGTTAAAAGAATGCGACTATGACGGCAAAAGAGCTCTGCATTTTGCGGCTGAAGCAGATGGCGAAGATGCCGTGAAAATAGCTCAATTACTTCTGGACAAGTGTGAATCGATCGATCAGAGAAACCTGCTTTTTTTTGCTTCTACAGATGGAATTGGTTTACGCTCCAATTCTTCGCTTGACGAATATCTTAAGCAGGAAATGGATAAAATAAAAGAAAGACCAATGTACTACCACGTCCTAACATTGGCGGACAATATGCTTAGCGTAGCGGCAAGATTAGGCGATATTGATATGACACTGGAGTGCCTCACCAGGGGCGCAAGTATTGATTTCATTCGCGGTAGGAAATTgacagaagaagaagaaagaaatgtcCAAGATG TTCTTCGGCGTATTGCCTTATCGTTTGGTGTTGAAGTAGAGGCGGACATACCGGCTGGGCACGATACTCTTG GACGAATGCCCTTTGCCATTGGTCTGGCTGCATTATTTTCCAATCCTTTAGTGCAATCTCCAATTAATGTGGGAATCTTGGGAGAATGGGGAACGGGAAAGTCTAGTGTAATGCTTCAG ACAGAGATCATTCTTCTAAAGACAGCGGCACACTTAGCATTCACAGGTTCATTTCAAAAAGAAGGCTTTTCCAGATTATCCGTAACTGGAAGAGCCAGGCGTAGGAAAATAGCAAATACGATAGAGAGGTTAGAAGCTAAAAGATGGATTGGCCTCAATATTATTCACAATATCTTTTACTCTATCAAACGAGTAAAGAACTTCATAGCAGAG GCATATCTCCTAATTCACCATATGCACTACTTTTTGTGGGAGCTCCGATATTATTGGGAGAAATCTGCACCTTTCGATTTGCCCAAGTTCAATGACTTCTTAAAATATTATCAACCTAAATATCATCAAATTTTCGAGTCCCTGGCCGTCATGGACAGGCGTGATATG TTTGACTTTACAGAAGAGGAAAAGTCGTCGCAAGGGACTACGCCTTCCATTTTGACTGTACAATACAATGCGTGGCATTATAGGAATGAAACCCAAGCATGGGCGGGTCTCGCTGTCGAAATCACAAAAGAACTGGAAGCAACCATGACGGTGGCGCACAAGCTCAGGACTAGCTGGATGTATAATTGGACAAACCACAAGAACAGCATCTGTTTGAAAGTCATCTTCCCATTCTTTCTCGCACTGCTGGTGGCCATCTTTCTCAGCATCATTCTATGGTTGGTACTTGGTACAGCCCATAATAAAGATATAAGGATACTTAAATATGGAGGTGTACCAGCATCCATGATTGTAGCTGCTTGGGGTTTGGGAAAGTCAGTCATGTCTTTTGTCAAACCAATAAGTTCTCAAATCGAGAACTATATAACTCTGCCAGACCATAGCCAAAACCTTGGTTATCATAACAAAGTTATTTCTGATATTAATTTTTTGATAAAACAACTCTCCTATAGACCCTCCTGGATGTTGAAGGCGTTTGCTTTTATATGGTGCTACATTACATTCAGTTGGGATGAGAACTATGTTCCAGGAACAAAGATTCCAAAGATGCACCCTGCTTGTAGTGACAATCTTAGGATAATAGTCTTCGTCGACGATCTCGATCGTTGTGAGGAGAATGTTATTCTGCAG GTATTATCAGCAGTGCATCTGGCTTTGGCTGCTTGCAAGATCAACGTGATTATGAGCATGGAAAAGAACATAATCAAAAGAGCAATTATAAGAAAGTACGGGAGCATGAAAAGCATAGATAATAAGTCCAACGAGGACTTAGCTGACagatttttaaggaagatagtTCAGGTGCCGCTACACCTAGCGGCCCCTAGTGACAAAGACTCCGTTAACCTTTTGTACAAACAGCTAGATATGTGGGACAGTAGACAAGGGTCGGATCCAGCAGCAAAAAAGGAAAGATACAGTAGGAAAGGCAATCCAAAGTTCCAAATTGGAACTTCAATTCCAGAGAAACCTCAACTAG GAAAAGGAGAAATACAAGAAGGTTTGGTAGAATCTGAAGCTACAAAGCAAAAAACCCTCAGCATTTCAG ATACGACTCAACAAGAATTAAGACTAGCGCAAGAGCAAGAAACAATTGAGGAAGAAG GCTCTGAAGTTGAGGAAAGAACGATTGAGATGCCTGACATTGAGAAAGCAG AGAGGGCATCTCTGATCACACAAATATTCAGCTATGTTTGTGCATTACCGTGTTTGTGCAATGTACGATCACACAAGGAGATAGATGAGACAACCAAAGGAGATGAACAAG CTGATAAAAAAAACCAAGAAGATGTTAATAGTGAGCGAAGTCTTATGGAtgatttaaatttcaaaataatgaGTAAAGTGCTCCGCGTTCAGTACAGCCAAGGAGAAAAAAATGCTCTTCACATTTTTTATACTCAATCCGCACGCAGTAAAAAGCTTCCACGAGAGTGGAAATGTTTGAAGGCATACCATCGGCTAGTATTTTATATTTTGTCTCTAAGCCCCGATGTTGACCCAGTGCAAGGATGGCGGGTTCAACTTATTGCATGGATTTTCGTCTGCTGGGAATGGAGGGACCTCATTACAACTCTTATACAA AAATGGACCAAGCTTGAGGTTTTGAGAAATTGGAAAGCTCAACACGGGCCTTCTCTGAGAGAGATCGTTGAGCATTATATTGATGAGAGGTGGCCAGCTCACAGGAAGAGAGCCACAAAAAAGAAGAATGACGCCATTGACAGCCTCAGCAACATGCCAGAGAAAAACATTACTACAATTTCCAGCGAGGAGGATACAAAAGAAGATGATAATCTAAAGGAAGTTCTAAAAAAGGTTTTGAAAGAACAGGAGGAGATGAGGTCTATGCTGAAAATGATCATCAAGCAAGTTTTCAAagaggaagaagacaagaaaggagaAAGCTCTGCGCAACAGGGCACAACGGTTAAGGAGGATCAACCAATAATCATCAAGAAATTTTTTATAGAGGATGAAGACAAGGAAGGAGAAAACTCAATGCAACAGTACACAATGACTGATGAGGAGGAGCTAGAAGAGTGGAATAAGCTAAGACTTACATTGCGCCTCTTCAATGTTTCAATGGATGGAATTCAAGCCTTCAAAAGATTTATGTTTAACTGCGAGCCTGGATATCTTCCATGGCCATTGCCCAAATAA